In the Colletotrichum lupini chromosome 4, complete sequence genome, AGGTTGTAGACGAGCCCCTTGCCCGGATAGACGGCGCGGACGGCCCTGGCGAGATCTGTGGCGACCTTGACGTTGGGATCACCCGTCTCGACCCACAGGAGGTCAGCGTAGGGGCCGAAGGCAATGGCGCGCTTCGTGGCGGCGTCCATGCCGGCGCGGTAGTGGTAGAAGCCTTCGCGCGTGCGGGGCACGTCCCAGGAGAAGTAGACAGGTGTCGAGGTGTGCTCGTTGGCGAGCTTGCGGCGCTGGGAGATTCCCATATCGCGGTTGGAGCGTGTCGCTTTGAGATACGCGTCAATCTTGTCCTGGGAGACACCCTCCCTTTTCATATGCGCCACGGCGGCCTCGTCAAAGGTCACCAGCTTGGTGCTCTTGACCCAGTTGGCCTCGAAAGCGTCGATCTCGGCCCCAACCGCGCCCTTGGCCTCCATGGCCTGGATAGTCTCGGCGAGGGGCTCGAAGCTCGGGTCCGCCACGCCCAGGATGAATTCGTGATCGCGGACGTCAATGGCACTGCTGATGAGTTTTCCGCTCTCCGAATCGGTGCGGGCGATGACGAGGTTCTCGCAGCCCATGACGTCCCATTGGAAACGAGCGGCGTTGAGACGGTTGATGTGCTCGCCAATGGGGACGAGGACCTTGCCAGCCAAGTGGCCGCACTTCTTGCCGCCGTGGAGCTGATCCTCAAAGTGCACCGCAGCGGCACCGTTCTCTGCGAAAAGTTTGGCGAGCTTGAGAACGGCGGAGAGACCACCGTGTCCGGTGTCGCCATCGGCAATGATGGGTCGTAGATAGTCAATATACGGGGTCTTTGCGCGTTCTTCGGCCTTGAGCTTCCGCCGAGAATCCCATTGTTTCCGATCATGCATCGACTGCGCCTTGGCGAGACGTTGGACTTGGTTCGGAACGGTGTTGTAAGGGTAGTCGCCGAAGTCGGGGGAAACCTCGTTGGTAGAGGTCAGGAGGGAGGAGCAGGCCCAGCCTGAGATATACAGGACTTCTTGGTGAGGGGCCTGCTGGGTCATTTGGACAGGATCAATGGCGCCCACTACAAGATATAGGCGGTTAGCATGTGCCCATCTATAGAGAGGTGGGGAGAGGAGCGTCCGTACTCGTATGGATAGGCTTGCCCTCAGCTCCCCGCTCCTTGACGAGGTTGAAAAGCTTTCTAGCCATGACGGAGCTCGGGTATGACTGATGCTGCGAACCGCGCTTGGAAACCACATCGGCTGAGCTGTATGGCCGCTTGATGCCTTCATATCTCGGTGACTGCCACCATGCCTCAACCTCTTTGATCTGTGCTTCGTAGAGTTCATCCTCGGCAGTACCGGCCTTCTTAGACTCGGCCAGAAGTTGGAAGTTATCGCTGGGAGGGGCGGAGGCAGAGAAGAGATTCTTGGGTGTTTGTGCCATTCTCCTTGTTATTGAGAAATAGcgcacagcagcagcagcagcaggtgTTGAAGACGGGCTGATGAGAGGAACCCTCCGGGTGACTGCTCGCGCAGCAGCTCGTCGCATCATTGTCGTGTTTCCTTCTTCTGGAGGTAGGAGTACCGAGATGCTGCAAAGTGTGACGGAGAAGCACAAGACAGAATCTGCAAGACTTGCCCCGGTCGTGGTATTGTCTACAGAGCGATGATGCCCGCCTATTACGAGGAGTTTAGCGTCGTATCGCCGGCGAGGCAGGTTTCTACAAAAGCAAATCCGAGAGGCAACGACTCGGTACTCGGGACAAAGGATGTTACATAAGATAAGAGTAGCTGAATGGGAATAACGTGGGAAATGGACAGGCGCAATTGGGAGCGCTCAACTTCGGCGAGTGTTAGCCGGGCAAAAGCGAATCAACAGCCTTGGTAAGCAGCGGCAAGACGAATGTCACCACGTGCAAGGCCAATGTGAAGTGCTCTCATTGGTCAATTGACAAGACCAAAGGTCCGCAGTTGCGTCGGCTTGCCTCGGCCCATTCTTTTCCCCTCATCGGCCACAGACTCACAGTGCCAGCGACGTGGGGAAGGACTGATGTTAAAGCAgctaggtacggagtactacGTATGGTGAAGCAAATATGGGTCTGTGAACTTCCCCGGCCACTCACGGCGCACGGGATATGGGCAATGACGCTCCGGCCGCTGGAACCCGTACTGCCCGTGCCAAacgtggaggaggaggacaaaAAGCTGGGGTCCCGTCCCCTGTCGTTCCAGTGCACTCCCCCACCGGCCTTGAAGACCACTCCGCCAGCGTCTTACTAGCCACAATatctacctacctaggtaggtaccgGGCACACAACCCAAGGTAGTCCGCTTAACATGGGATTGGTAGTTTCCCTACCGTTCAATGTTAAGGCACCGGACCGGCATACCTACTACCTTGCCCGTACATGGCTGGCGGCGGTCTGAGGAGTGCAGCAGCACGCTGACTTACACATCCCCTCTCCCGCGGGGGTAGGTCAGTGCCGCTCACCCAGGCTTCCCCAACCTCGGGTCAAGCTGTTTGTCTCGGCCTGCTGCGGTACCTGCTTATCTAGTAGGTCGGCACAATGTGAAGTTTCCTCGCCCGTCTGCTCGTGACTCTTCTTCCTCAAGTTTCTCCTCCTACAGTAAATTCATCACCAGCTGCTTGTctctacttacctacctccAGTACTCCTCAAATCATTTTGGCCCGATCCAGCCGATTGATTCAGTAGCCATTCGACTACTGTTGCCTCTCCCGGTCACCTTATTTCGTCCTCTACCCCTCTCTATCACTTCTCCGTCGCTGATCCTCCCTTTGAATTTCTCTCGGTCGGCAGCCATGGCTATGAACATCACAAAAGGTACCAGAGCTCTTGGAGCTCTGAGGGTAAGTCGAAGCTACAGCAATCAACATACCGCTGGACGATTATGGTCTGACAACCCGTAGCCTCTGGCAGCTCGTTCTGCCCTCAATGCGCGCCAGTATTCAACTTCCGAACCGGACCTCAAGACCACACTGAAGAGCGTCATTCCCGCCAAGCGGGAACTTCTGAAGAAGGTCAAGGCACACTCGTCCAAGGTCATTGGGGAGGTCAAGGTCGAGAATACTCTTGGTGGCATGCGAGGCCTCAAGGCCATGGTTTGGGAGGGATCTGTCTTGGATGCGAATGAGGGCATTCGGTTTCACGGCAGAACCATCAAGGATTGTCAAAAAGAGCTCCCCAAGGGAAAGACTGGAACAGAAATGTTGCCCGAGGCCATGTTCTGGCTTCTTCTTACAGGCCAGGTCCCGTCCACAAGCCAGGTTCGCCAATTCTCCCGCGAATTGGCTGAGCAAGCTCAGTTGCCCGCCTTTGTCAACAAGCTTCTCGACGATTTCCCCACAGACCTGCATCCAATGACCCAATTTGCCATTGCCGTCTCTGCTCTCAACTACACCTCCAAGTTTGCAAAGGCCTACGAGCAGGGTATCAACAAGGCTGACTACTGGGAGCCTACTTTCGACGACTCCATCTCGCTGCTGGCCAAGCTGCCCACGATCGCTGCCAAGATCTACCAGAACTCCTACCGTGGCGGCGGCGCTCTGCCCGCAGAAGTAGACCTAGAGCAGGATTGGTCTTACAACTTTGCTGCCATGCTTGGGAAGGGTGGCAAGGCGAATGAGAACTTCCAAGATCTCCTCAGACTGTATCTCGCGCTCCACGGGGACCATGAGGGCGGTAACGTTTCCGCCCACGCCACTCACCTAGTTGGCAGCGCCCTTAGCGATCCTTTCCTAAGCTACAGCGCTGGTCTTCAAGGTCTCGCGGGTCCTCTTCATGGGTATGTTGTCACCACCGATTGCTGCTGTTTTGACAAACCAATGCTGACCTCCGCATAGACTTGCCGCGCAAGAGGTTCTTCGGTGGATTCTACAGATGAAGGACAACATTCCCTCGTCTTACTCTGACAAAGACGTCACAGATTACCTGTGGTCCACCCTCAACTCCGGCAGAGTTGTCCCTGGCTACGGCCACGCTGTCCTGCGGAAACCCGACCCTCGGTTCGAGGCTCTGATGGATTATGCCGCCGCTCGACCTGAGATCGCACAAGACCCCGTCTTCCAACTGGTGGAAAAGAACAGTCGAATTGCCCCCGAAGTGCTCAAGAAGCACGGCAAGACCAAGAACCCTTACCCCAACGTCGACTCAAGCTCTGGAGTCCTCTTCCATCACTATGGCTTCCACGAGACTCTGTACTACACCGCCACCTTTGGTGTCTCCCGTGGCTTGGGACCCCTTGCTCAATTGATCTGGGACCGAGCATTGGGACTGCCCATTGAGCGGCCCAAGAGCATTAACCTGGAAGGTCTTCTTAAGCAAGCTGAGAGCTCGTGAGGCAAGGTATCTTGAGTAATGTAATGAGGAATTAGATGAATTTGACTAAAATAGCTTTGCTGGTATTAGATATAGCCGGAGTTCATCCAGGAATCTTATGACACATCATCACAGGATACATCTTCCGAAGCTCTTGACATTTTTGACTGATATCGCAAGCCGAGCAACATTCCGTAGCCGAAAACAAAATGTAGTCTAAGACTGACGCATGGCCTCTGGCTGTCAGTTTCTGGATGATACAATTAGGCTAGGGAACTTTGATGCTAGGCGTGAGCTTTTGAGTTTTATTTGAGTTTTATTGAGCGGTACCATTATGCCACGATCCAACACGAATTACACTGTCTTAAATAGAGGCCATGAGCACTTTCCTTATCTCGGACTGCGGTAGCCCCAGAAGCAAAATTTGGTCAAGACAATGGCTGCCGGGATCCCAAGTTCACAATACGAGCGGCTTCTTGTGCAGAGTCCCCCTCCTAGAGTGCCTGATGCCTAGCAAAGTTAATCCAAGAGATTAACATTTCGCTACTGGATGAATGACAAAAGCCGCTTTCTGCAAGTTAGTGCATCCTGGCCAATTACATTAGATAACGATGAGCACACAATGAGGCAAAACTTGGATGACTCTAGGCTAAATTCGCCTTCAACGAGTAGAGACCTTTTTGTCGCCAAAACATGATGCAGTGACACTAAGACTTATATGCTCGCCACATTGAGCGATGTCACCTCGGTTGGCCAAAGCAATATGTAGGTCTAACAATGCGTAGCACTGGCGCCTCCGCTACTGTTCTCAGAACATGGTATGGCTTTGCGCGTAGCAAAGCAACTTCCCCTTTTGAAGAAGGCTCGCATTAGACTCAGCTCAGCTTTTCAAGGCCAAGAACTCGGGCATCAGCTGGAATCATTAATGCGTAAGCGTGGTCAGCTAAGAGGTTTCTTCGCTCCCAAGTTCTGACAGCTGGCCATCGTTGCGCCGAGACATCAAGAGAAGCCTTTGTAACATTGTTGGAAGCGGCTGGTATCGTCTGTAGTTTCTCATGTGGTAAAAAGTCTTTCTCGAAGTGGTGGATATTGCATTCATCAAGTTTACTTCTCAAAAGAACTCTGGCTGCATCCCTAGCCGTATCTTACCTTAGTTTGTCTAGACCGAATATGACCTGCTCCGATATCATTGGTACGACTGGTCCAGAGAATCAAATCCCAATTTGTGGCGTTCTAGTATAGCTGTCAGCTGATGAATCATTCTGTGAGCAATTTAATTCAATTTGGTCTTCGCTTAAGGCTCGCCCGCCCGATGTGATTGCGGTTTGAACCAAATCTCTTTGATGTATCGTGTAGTCAACTTCTGGTATTTGAGTAACTTCAGGAACAGCTCTACTACTAAGCGAACTTGGCACTGTGAGAAGGTCACTTGTGAGGTTTTGTCTCGTATTCGGCAGGCTCAGTTGACCTCGGGCTCGAGGAGGACCAACTAAAGAGGGTCAACACCATTTGATAACTCTAGCCCACAAGCTATCATGTGTGCCTCGTCGATATGGGTATAAATACACCAGATCAACACCAACCTGAGAGCTGTGTTTTTCATCACTGCTCTATCGAAACTGCTTAGACACAGGTGTTGATATCACCAGAGACACTGCATCGTTCATTCATACCCTTCACAACCTTACACAGACTTCAACATGAAGGGCCTTTTTGCTTTCTTCCTGGCGGTGCAGGCGGTAGCCAACCCCCTGGGGCCGACTGGAGCCTCTGATACACCTGATCCCAAGGAGATCCAGATCGTCAGCGCAAGCTTCTCGGGAAGTGGTTGCCCCCAAGGCTCCGTCTCAACCACGATCTCTCCAGACCGTACGGTCATCACCTTTGGCTTCGACAAGTTTCAAACCTACATCGGGCCGGGACTCTCGGTAGCCGAACGCTCCAAGAACTGTGCTCTTCACCTTAGCCTCAAGTATCCGGGTGGTTTTCAGTTCGCTCTTGTGGACAGCACCTACCATGGATATGCTCAGCTTGAAGAAGGGGTGACTGGAACATTCTACTCGACGTACTTCTTCTCCCAAGATGCTGCAGCCACTACTACAACGCAGACTTCCATTACCGGAGGTGGCATCTGGCTTAATGGCCAGGTCTACACCAAGCAGGACACCATCCCTACTGCGGCTCTCATTTATTCGCCTTGCGGCGCGACAGGCATCCTTAACGTCAACAATCGTATCGCTCTTACGTCCAAGAACACCCAGGCTTACGGTTCTATCACCGACGATGATGCCACGGTAGCGTTTACTCAACAGATCAATATCAAGTGGCTACCTTGCAAGAAGTAGATTGAGCCGTGGTCTCCCAAAGTCACTGTTCAGGAGCGCTACGAGTTTGTTTCACCTGCCAGGAGGCTTCAGGAATAATACCGGTGTTAgtcagcgcttatacccaaacaaacaaatcaaatatgaggttcatatttaattatttaattaatttctcgcgctatatttaattatttaacttatttaataaataattaattaatttaactaatttccTAATCgggaattaaataaagctattatagaagtccttataatactaatttataaacttaaccttaattagcttttctaattaaaaaattaaccttctacttctataatattactacgaagctagttcttaaaatattaaacctcctctagtataaaagatcttattaataattactataaggttaaaattaacttcgcgaggctaaataccctctcgtagtttattactattatagggatcgtaaaaatattaaatataagcttacttaacgttaaataagtcagctaatagttaatttattattagattaagTTAAGGACTAGCTAAgggataatttataaataatattaattaagcttaggtacgtagttaattattacctttattatttaaaagattaattattattagtactacaaATTTTTTACGATACTTTTTAGAATcgtaagggtaataaaagtagtttataactatcgtaataaaagaggagaaCTTAGATAATCAAGAAGAGGAGGacttattatcttatttatatactatttttattaataattataaagccctttttttta is a window encoding:
- a CDS encoding 2-methylcitrate synthase; the encoded protein is MTLRPLEPVLPVPNVEEEDKKLGSRPLSFQCTPPPALKTTPPAPLNMGLVVSLPFNVKAPDRHTYYLARTWLAAASPTSGQAVCLGLLRYLLIYFSSYSKFITSCLSLLTYLQYSSNHFGPIQPIDSVAIRLLLPLPVTLFRPLPLSITSPSLILPLNFSRSAAMAMNITKGTRALGALRPLAARSALNARQYSTSEPDLKTTLKSVIPAKRELLKKVKAHSSKVIGEVKVENTLGGMRGLKAMVWEGSVLDANEGIRFHGRTIKDCQKELPKGKTGTEMLPEAMFWLLLTGQVPSTSQVRQFSRELAEQAQLPAFVNKLLDDFPTDLHPMTQFAIAVSALNYTSKFAKAYEQGINKADYWEPTFDDSISLLAKLPTIAAKIYQNSYRGGGALPAEVDLEQDWSYNFAAMLGKGGKANENFQDLLRLYLALHGDHEGGNVSAHATHLVGSALSDPFLSYSAGLQGLAGPLHGLAAQEVLRWILQMKDNIPSSYSDKDVTDYLWSTLNSGRVVPGYGHAVLRKPDPRFEALMDYAAARPEIAQDPVFQLVEKNSRIAPEVLKKHGKTKNPYPNVDSSSGVLFHHYGFHETLYYTATFGVSRGLGPLAQLIWDRALGLPIERPKSINLEGLLKQAESSIHLPKLLTFLTDIASRATFRNFDARQAMSTFLISDCGSPRSKIWSRQWLPGSQVHNTSGFFDTKTYMLATLSDVTSHWRLRYCSQNMVWLCA
- a CDS encoding isocitrate lyase family protein — translated: MMRRAAARAVTRRVPLISPSSTPAAAAAVRYFSITRRMAQTPKNLFSASAPPSDNFQLLAESKKAGTAEDELYEAQIKEVEAWWQSPRYEGIKRPYSSADVVSKRGSQHQSYPSSVMARKLFNLVKERGAEGKPIHTMGAIDPVQMTQQAPHQEVLYISGWACSSLLTSTNEVSPDFGDYPYNTVPNQVQRLAKAQSMHDRKQWDSRRKLKAEERAKTPYIDYLRPIIADGDTGHGGLSAVLKLAKLFAENGAAAVHFEDQLHGGKKCGHLAGKVLVPIGEHINRLNAARFQWDVMGCENLVIARTDSESGKLISSAIDVRDHEFILGVADPSFEPLAETIQAMEAKGAVGAEIDAFEANWVKSTKLVTFDEAAVAHMKREGVSQDKIDAYLKATRSNRDMGISQRRKLANEHTSTPVYFSWDVPRTREGFYHYRAGMDAATKRAIAFGPYADLLWVETGDPNVKVATDLARAVRAVYPGKGLVYNLSPSFNWMAHGFTDETLKSFIWDIAKEGFVLQLISLAGLHSNATITNELARDFKKDGMLAYVNIVQRREKEGGCDVLTHQKWSGASYIDGILGAIQSGSSSSKSMGEGNTESQFH